The Arvicanthis niloticus isolate mArvNil1 chromosome 8, mArvNil1.pat.X, whole genome shotgun sequence genome segment AGAGACACTGCAGGAGAGACATGGAGATCCTTATGTTTGCAACAATTTCTTAATTTTCAAGTCCCTCAGCCTGCCCCATAAGGGTGGAAGCCAGGTTTTCCCCTTGGCATACCCTCACTTTCCAATAGGAGGCTGCTCTCCACCTCTACCACCCCATCCTCCCTGTGTGCACTAAGATACAGAGTCCTATCTGGTGAAGGTCAGTCTCTTAGTCCTTTGTCTCTTTATGCTGCCTCAGAAATCTAACATTTTGTACCAAAACCCAGGAAGGACATCTGAGATCTACtagtgaagagctccaaactctggagacccttcctcaagcctcaggatattgcggccacccaaagatcacaagaaaccatacctggatgcaatcagcagaggtttattagggaaagagctggcggCCAGCAGTCTGACCAAGGTACTCgcactggagtcaaggtccgacctcctcagccagtccttggagggttttaaagggaaaaaccacaaaccaggggagtgggaagcgggaagaggggttgtcaaggatacaaaacatgaaaacagtggaacaattcagaggtactcactctaaatgattagtgtcatgtggaaatcgccctgcattcttctcaaaaatgtggtttttaccatgccattgtgccctatcctgacatttcagattactatctttactttttccggctatagggctatagccccacctaggtggtagcatctttatctgtaatcaggaatgtcttcctgccttgggcctctcccacccataggtggcagaggcttgaggaatgtaatccagcaagtgtccttcacctggaatgtgaaggcctgaaatcttattttcagttccacgttctgtaaggtgaaaaatctacacatatttcataaaatggcctttataatttttcactctacactagcAACCCGAGCCTCTATAAAGATAGATCTCCCTTACCCTCATCCACTTGACAGCCTCAGGTCACAAGTAGGCTAGACAGGACCGTCTGTCTCTCTCAAGCAGCAGTTTCTTTTGCTCTCCGTCTCCATCCTTCCCTACTTTTTCCCCTCTGTTTCATTGCGACAGTTTGACAGCCAGTTTCTCCATCTCACTAGACTATGAATCCAACACAGCCAAAATGGCAGGACAAGGTTATTCACGAGCCCTAACAATGAGGCACCCTGCTTAGGTCTCTCAGGGTTCCCAACTTAGTCTTCAGAGGGCTCAGTAGAAGGTTCCAGGCTTCTTGGCTCTGGACTCTGAGAAATACAAGAATGGGGACACCCATCCTATTTTCCAGGTACATTGGTTAACCTGAAACCTGAAGATGCCTCTGAGACGCTGGATCTGACCCATCTTTTTAAGTTGGATCCACACCTGCTATGAGTTTCTGTCTCTGCCAAAGGAGACACATTTAGCCTGTCTGTGAGCTAATCTAAAATAGCTCCATTTAGGAGACCTAAAACTGGCCACACTTGCTCAATTTGGCCTTGGTCCCAATTCGGCCTTGATATAATTGGACAATGGCCAGCAGCTccccaaaaaaaaacacaagtaaaTCTTTTCCCAAATGCTAACACTTTATTCAATCCATTTCTCATTCCTGTTTCAGGGTTTTTCCGATGGATTAAAACTGCAGTTTGAGAATATTTTGAACATAATGCAACTCTATGGGTATGGCATTAGGGTTATGTATGAAAGGTGACTTACATGTGTGACATTTGGGTTATGTATGAAAGGTGACTTACAGGAGCAGAGAGTTGGAAACTCAAAGACAACAGCATCACCAAAGCCACACCCCAGCACAAGTGACATCTCACAAAAGCTGAGTAACCTGGAGCACTGCACAGCCTGAGGTAGCTCAACAGGATAAAGACTGGCCCTTTTAAGTCATCCAGTTaatctaaacctcttccaggcacctcagctggtttctgcttctcctttcagtttttgCAGCTTGGTTTGTTTACTCTTGAGAAGGGGCCTGGTTAATTtgttcagtttcagggacttccaaAAAGTTATTCTGAGTTTTTTAACTTCCAGTGTAAGGAGATTCTCTAAGGGATGTAATGATTCAATCCTGGAGGAAACTGCTATACTACCCTTGTCCAATAGAGCTACTCTCAGTAAATATTCTTACGGAAtcttttaaaggaataaaaaaggTTACTTTAGGGCAAACCCAAGAAGTCATAGAAAGAGGATGAATTAACTCATTAGACAGAAAATGGTTATTCAGTGCTGGAATAACTCTCTAGGGGACAACTAGCTAggatttcctttaaaatatcaaACAATAGTATCAGTTGTTTAGTACTTAACTTTAAATAAGATCATAGCCAATGCATGTCTCCCAAAAGCTTTTGGAAACCATTTAAAGTTTGTAATTGAGTAAACTGAACTTCAATTTTGAGGTTTAATAATGTGGTACTCCATTGTAGCGCCTAAGTAATTATAAGGAGCAGAACCTTTTCAGGAGCAGTTTGTAAGTTATCCTTTCAAGGCAAAGCTGTAAACAGGAAGATGCAGATGTGAGATAAGCCTGTTCTGATGTGGCTAAGAATAGGCCATCCCTATAATGTAGGATAGCTGGAGGATAAGCAGATTGAAcacactgagccacaaacaatggCACAGCATACAGCTCTTTTTCCATTCCTTGTGGCAAAGCGTCCAGCGGTATCATCCCATAGGCTCCTGATTGTTAAGTCTGTAGCAAGTTCTAAGTGTGGAGCAGTGGCTACTGATGTCCTAACACAACAGCCTAGGCCTAACCCTGGCAGGACTTTGACCAGGTAAACAGAAGGACTTGCTGAATAAATGGCATTCCTCAGAATCTCCTTTGGTAACGGTTTCTTTTTGCCAGGAAAGCCACTTTCTCCCTGACTCCAGAGTGGTCAAGCACCTCAGGAAAGGCCATCTGGTTCCTGATAACCCAAACAGCCTGCAGCACATCAGCCTCCAAGCTGTTCTGACTTGCATTCCTCCTCCCACCACTGTCCTCCTAACTAAACTTGCAAGGCTTTTGTTGGCGCCAGGCAGTCATTCCCCTAATAGATGTTTCTTTCTACCTGAACACTGGTCTGATTCCATAACTTCGCTGCACCTTCACTTACAATGATTtatggaaagaacagaaaaaaaaaaaagtaaatctaaTTTGATCTTGACAATATAAAGAAGtggttaaaaaaataacttttaaatctAAAACTATAATATGGCAATTTTAAGGAACCATAGAAGAATGGGGGAAACCAGGCTGTGAGGATCCCATAGCTTACATAGTTAGTTAACAATCTCTGTATTAAGAGCAgcggggttttattgctgtgaagagacaccatgaccatgacaactcttataaagaaaaccatttaacTGGGattggcttatagttcagaggctTATAGTCCATTACTGTCACGGCAAgaagcatggcggcatgcaggcagataAACTTGTCCTGGTGTGCCAACTCCTGTAATGCCCCTACTGGCCAGTTCTAATAATCAAGCAGCTAGCCACCATTTATTGATACAACAGCTTGGATCAaataatccttttttaaaaaatgtttcccattaatattaatatttgggGCTGTTTCTTTAGCTTTTGGGTCCCAACAACACACTTGCCCAAAGAAGaggtatatattaattattatatatattaagaattaattcttaatatatttaattaagagTTGGACAAGTCTCCACCCTGAAAAGCATTCAATAACTGAATTAGTGGAGAGCATAAAAAGAATGTCTTCTGTAAAATCTAATCAATAACTCCAATTCATGCTTTTTATCTAATCATTTTCCCTCTCTGGTACCAGCTCCCAGGATCTAAGGTTCCTTCTCCAGAGAACCAAGGGCTATAGTAAATCAGAATATCTAAGCATTGTTCTAAATCTTCTAAAAGTAAATAGTTACTTTTATTCCTCTTAGTTTCAACATACTATTTAACAAAGACAAATAATGTTTCCTTATACTTTCTGAGATTCCCTTGTTCTTGGGGACTTACTGGACACAAATCAGTGTGTTGCCCAAGCTTGTTTCTTCTCTGGTCACTGCTCTGTGCCTATAACTGTTGGGTGTCCTACAGGTTGCAAGTCTAGGTGTCAATCACACCCACAATTGGTACCACTTGCTTTGTGCATGCATCCAATTCAGCAAAAGCTAACATTTGGAGTTCCTGGAAGAGAAGACAATGATCTCAGGGCAAAGCTTCACTTGGAGTCTCCAGGTTCCTTTTAGGGAGAACAGAGAACAACTATATTTTACAGTTCAATATATTTAAAGGGCAGAATGGGATTGCTCCAAGTTTCAGGCCTTTCCTAGGGCTTTAGAGGTGATACGGGCTCAGAGATCTCTCAAAAAGCACACCTAGAGGCACCTTCCTTCTTGCTATCAAATTGCCTTCTTTTTCACAGAGATACCCAAATGTCAAGGAGTGAATTAGCTGACTCACAGGTTGTCCTTGAATTTAGGCTTAACCTTGATGGAAGCTTCGCAGAAGGACTGCATAGCAACAACAGGTGATGACAGTTAATGGTATTTACTTAACCAAATATAGCTAAAACATTATCATTTcaacatgtaattaataaaaaactattaataaaatcatttatttccTTGTTTAGTAGTAAATTCTTGAGAGTTGATATATAATTCAGACACAGACCTCCCTCATCTCAATTTAAGAGTAATTAGTGTGGGAAATAGTTGATCTAGATATTTAGCTTTTCAAGTACATCAGACTTGTTTTTTAAAGGTGCTTGGGTATCTGTTACTGCAGGCCTATAGTTGTTGGAAAAGAACATTCTCAGTGTCCCACAAAGAAATACCAAACCCAACAAAAGTAACTTGAAAAGGCAATTTCTCTTATAAAAAGAGGTGTCAGAACCCAAGCTAGGCTAGATTTAGCACACCCTGGACAAGAAGTTCAATGAAATTTTAGTCTAATGTAGGTGGTAACTATGCATCATCCCATTGATCTGACACGTTTGGCAAATCCATAACTAGcacaaaggaaatgaaggaaaatggaagaggaCGGCCTCTCTCAggcagcaagctccaggaatGCAGCAGGGCCTTCGTGTAAACAAAAGATTTACCAGACAGGAGAGATTAAAAGTCTTAAGTAGTTGGGAGATATAGGCCTTTAAAAGGCTGGCCACCTTtgacagaaaacacaaaagactTTTCTCATGCATAGTAAGAGTACCTGAAAATGCATACCTGCCATCTCAGCACTCAAGGACTGctggagttcaagaccaatctgCACTACctagaaagttccaggctagccaaggaaATATACTGATagcatggttttttttgtttgtttgtttgttttttaaatcaacataAAACCATTAAGTGCTATTTTGAACATTATTTTTGCAATACCTTAACCATGCCTACGTCAACTATATACCTCTACTCTGCCTGAGCATGACTTCACAAActatttattccattttaatttgtttctccAACACTTATGaattttttgccttttttgtttgtttgtttgtttgtttgtttgtttgtttgttttggggggattttattggttggttggttggttggttggtttgggtatATTTGCTATTTATTATGTGAGTAAATGCTATTCAGTTACTAATGATCCTTAATTATGCACAGTTAATGTACATACAAAAGTGAGAATACAGAGCTCTAGAATGTCAACATTGAAAAGTCCAATAGATTGAGTTAGACATTAACTAAAACACAAGCAAAAAGAGCAAATATTgtgaagtttttgtttgtgtagcgaaggaaggcaggaagtggTGTGAATCAATACAAAAGTTATACAATGCCTAACAAGGCAAAAGGTCTGGCATATCAAAGTGCTGAGAGCCTCCCAGCCCGGAGAAAGTAGTGGTgagggcacagagtaggactctggtgatggctttaaagtcttctgagggtctcagggctttttggctctctgacctgtactgaaatgctgatgataacttctaaaaagtcctaaaaacttcttgctccttctgagaGTCAAAGGCTGCTGGTTTAGATGATTAACACCTccagcctaacagcagaggactgggcaatgtggcctttgttctatctcagcaggaactgctgggctctaactttcacCCACTTTCACTTTTTTTAACTTGCTTGTCTGaagttacagaaagaaaagacactcaGAGATGTggttatagcatttattactaagttgttaaaagtttcctatgaaaggaaacttttctaagcagaaaagcagaaagatcctggggggggggggggggaggaaaaatTCTACTCTATCTTGGGAAAGGGAAAATATTCTATTCTATCTGCctttcatctctttgtcctcagtacttatacatctttcagaatacgtgagcacatgttacaaagttcatcacaagttcacaccaaatatcaaatcataaattgaaatagaagtttacaacagagaatgtttacatgtatatccactaggagtaattatctggctaacaTTCATCGCcggtctagctccacaggttcactgaaggtttaaaattataactaagttattaatgaagttttgtatagataaagccaggcaatattttatcttctttcctagcacctataataaatcattagctGCCTTTTACTGatctttggttaattgttttacaaccttttgGAAGGTGTTCtaagtaggagaaagtctggttactatctaagagcaattaactgatgacacttgggagactggcagagtcctcattgcagttttgactatcagaaagggacctaagaGCAATCCCACTACAAacgagcttaataatcattgacataattttaagagttcttataggatcatcattaagacttaagaagtcatctatttgtctatgtaacatcactacaagacagtacatctttgtgaatccacagagatctgctccaaaggggtgagctattgcttagtgattgttatatttgtttaataataatagggaaagcatattaatagcaagaatctttcctaaaatgagtcCCTTACAGCATGGCTGCATAAGGACTCAcctgttgcagattatataataatctaagGCAGGCcttttcaggatgatcacctgctagttattagcttgtcccattatggctcctgacatcaAAGAATCCACCATAATAGGTGGTGTAAACTTGTAGTGCCTGATGTGTAGAAGGCTGAGATAGACAGGCTGCACTGCCCCCACCAGTTCCTGAGTAGCCTGGGAAACATAACCAACACTCCTCCCagaggagaaataaaagaatttcatGTGCTCTTGATAACTTCCTCAAAGGTTTCTATCAAGGGAGTGGTGGGACTGTAGGCCAAGGTGACTACGTGAAATAGCTTTGGATTTTGCTATGGGCATACCTGGCTTGTACAAGCCAAGTGGACATCATTTCCCTAAACAGGGTTCCTCATTAACATTGATTACATACTGTGGCTCACTGAgttatctatatatgtatgctCTGTGACAACTTCTTAGTCAGTTTACtagtctctttcctctcctcatctgACACTGCCCACACTGTCACAGTACCGGGCTCTGGCATAGGCCTGGGGtattaaaggaagacacagactcagGTCATTCGTTAAgagagaatgccaaagcttttactgagcaggttaaatatatacaccaagccagggaaggaaaaacacaaacaggaactcaactggggggcagtGGGCTGTCAAGTATAAATTTCCTTCCTGGGGCACCATGACTACATCAGGATGTTTCGATCTTAGATAAATAGCAGAATGCTACTTGTcagacagcagcacatggaaagtctcagccagggcatggcagctCTTTGGGGTCCTACACTCATCCTCTCCCTACTCCTCTAACTTTTTCTTATTTAAGACGGTGGCATCTCTCTACTTTGTCATACTGACTTTCAATTCCTGGGCTCCAATAGTTGGATTCAACCTGGTACTTCTTTgcagataaaaatgaaatgaaactcaACCACTGCTCTCAAAAAGGGACACATGATCACAACAGAAGGACATGTATGTTGTCGTAGGAAAACTAAGAATCGACTGCTTTGAAAGATAATTAAAGATTCTTGGAATTAATTAAATTAGATGTTCTTTACACAGATCCTAGATGGATGTGTTTTATCTCTAccagaaaacaagcaagaaagttcatagcaaaatAGGCCTTAAagatctggagaaatggcttagcagttaaaagcaggTACTTCTCTTaaaaaggaccagagtttggctcCTAGCATCCATGTTAGGTAGCTCATAGGGTGTCAGTAGGAAGCCAAAGAGATGCAATAATACAGAATTGCCAAAAATAAATTCAACTCACAGCCGTGAGCATGCAAGGCCATCACCCTATAACTGAGCTATTAATACATGCCCAGTTTTCATACCATAGTTTGTTACCAGGacttattttataattctaataTGCTCCACATAAATTTAATTTGCATAGGGGActttagttttgaattttaaaaacctaCAAATGAGTCTTGGGACAATGACTAAGTAAGTAAAGTATTTGCCAttcaagcataaggacctgagtttgaatccccagaacccatatacaCCCAGAACAATGGaatacatctgtaattccagtattttTACCAGGAGATGAAAGGCAGGGACAGGATATTCCATGGGGATTCAAGGACCAACAATCTTGGTATACACagcaatgaacacacacacaaatatcaaaCAATACAGAAAGTAGAACAGGTACCCAAATTGTCCTTAGATCTCCAGAGGCATGCCAggacacaaatacacaaatacatatcataaacacatgcataaaaatttttatttaagattcTACAAATATGCACAGTGTGTtcatgcttataattccagcacttgagatggAGTCTAAATGCTCAGAAGTTGAAGGCCACccttggctacagagtaagtGTAAGGTCACATGGGCTATATTAAACCTTATAGAAAACAAATAactactgttgttgttttaagaagaagtccgaccgcagctcagaacagaccactccagaccgtgcggttccaagggggaggaggtttcgGAACACTAACAACTACTAATATCTTcaatcaagaataaaaaaaaattcagcactGTTACGTAGCTctcagtatttaatttttttaaatcattgtctTCATTACCTATGTGTaagcctcattttttaaaaagctaggatATAAAAGTGAAGGAATTTAAGTCTTTAGcagtaattaaaatgaaattttatttacttatattattaaatatatttatattacataattatatattatacatttatgttaatgaatataattaaataaaataattaaaattaaaaataaaaaatcagagaTAGGTCGGCTGTGCATGTTGGCTCATATCTCTAAGCTAAGCAACGGAGTGGCAGAAGCAGTATTGGCATCCTATCACGGTCAGCCTCCATGGCCAGTGAATTCTGGACCATCCTCGGAAATAGGACTAGAAAGGAGTTCAgagtgtcaaaaacaaaacactaaactcGCAAACACCAaaggctagattttttttcttttgatacttccactaaattaaaattttagttctGATGTTTATCAAAGAAACTGGTATTCCCTCTTTgagttcttagtctcattaatacGAGAACTTAAAAACAGATTCAGAAGATCAATGCCAGTTTCATTAGAGTTTGAAAGACAAACAATACGGGAGCTGTGCTAAAACCTGAGAAATCTTGGGGGGaagggagcagggagaggaggaagaacagagggagggagggagggaggaagggaggggcggAGGAAGAGACAGGTGTAGGATCATACTTTTAAGATCATACTTTGGAGATCAGAAACAGAGTAGCCCACAGTACCATGCAAAATGTTGTTAGGCCAGCTGAGCAGAGGTCACCAAATTCCAGACTTATGTCTCAGGGAAAAGGACTGCACCAGGGCCACGTGGTTGCAAATACCTAGGGACAGACAATAAAGGAAACGCATCCAAGCAGGTAGTGGCCAAGAGGGCTGTTTCCCAGAGAgcccgccttttttttttttttttttttttttttttttgattgtgtCCTGCTCCTGTTACCCAGAGGTTGTGTTACAGGATTTCTTCCTCAGCAATCTAGCTCCTTTCATATGTTAATTTTAATGCTTCCATCCTGTCCACCTTCGCCTAAACTGCTctgtttatatattcttttcaaaCAAGAGGTCTTATCCCTGCATCTCTCTAACTTTTGTCATCTGTAAGATTTGCTCCTAACCGTTAACTTTCATCTTGAGATTTCCTTTCTGTAAACTAGATTGCACTGCCTTGGAGACCCCGGGAAACTTGGAGGTCGACTggatcttttctgttctttttccttctctggacCGAAACTTAGATTGAAGTGTTAAAATACAGTTTTACAGGAACGTTTCAATGGTTTCAAAATATTTGGTACTAAATTGAGTGGAAGCTTTAACTTCTGGAGTTTCAAAATAGAGCagcttctgtttttttaaaaaaaaaattaatctaaaactttaagaaagaaaCCGATTGAGGAGCGTTCAAGAAGCATAGTCGCTTGAAAATTATGACAAGACTAAGGCTTGACCAATGGGAGAATAGACCGTCCTTTGTAACAGTTAACCAATCATACTGGGTAAAAGTAAGCCATAATTTGCATAGGACTGCCTACAAATAAGGAAAGAGTGCACAGaaactcagtttctttttcttccaagaGAAAGAGATCTGAAGATGCCTGAGCCCGCGAAGTCCGCTCCCGCCCCGAAGAAGGGCTCCAAGAAAGCCGTGACCAAGGCGCAGAAGAAGGATGGCAAGAAGCGCAAGCGCAGCCGCAAGGAGAGCTACTCGGTTTACGTGTACAAGGTGCTGAAGCAAGTGCACCCGGACACCGGCATCTCGTCCAAGGCCATGGGCATCATGAACTCGTTCGTGAACGACATCTTTGAGCGCATCGCCGGCGAGGCTTCGCGCCTGGCGCACTACAACAAGCGCTCGACCATCACTTCCCGGGAGATCCAGACGGCCGTGCGCCTGCTGCTGCCCGGGGAGCTGGCCAAGCACGCTGTGTCCGAGGGCACCAAGGCCGTCACCAAGTACACCAGCTCCAAGTGAGTCAATCATCTTAACTCACTCCTAACCCAAAGGCTCTTTTCAGAGCCACCCAACAATTCACAATTGAGAGCTATGCACTTGTTAGTACCAGCAGTATGGTTGCCCTTTTTTTCTGGGACGAAGTTACTCTAATCAGTTCAAGCTCCTCAGTCAAGTGTTTAAGAAAATTGCCAAATATCAACTGTTTTGTATTATACCGTGTAGAGAGGGTACATTTCCGTTCTGAATAATGAACCCAGAAAGATTCGTTTCAGCATCACAAGCTAAGTGTAACACTGGCATCTCCTAGCGTCCAGATCAATAGGGTATATCCGCCTTTTGTTCTAAGTCTTTCTTGGGAATTCACATTGGCACAGGAAGGCGGAGTGGAACCGTGGCTTTACTACAAGGCTTAGCTTAAGCTACATAAAACTGATTTGCCAGTGTCTACTAATTTCGATCAAAACGCAGGGTTTTGAGCTCGGTTCCTGTTAAACTGGTTTTCAGTGACGCTCAGGTCGCCATTTTATGCGGCGCCGCCCTGTAGAGAGTTCAGTTCAGCTCGCTGAAAGCGAAAGTCTAAGCGAGAAGGGCCATCTCGAGAGTCTACAGCTCGTAATTCTTTCCTGGTCCTCACTTCAAAAGGACTAGAGCTTTTGGACTTTAAGGCTTTTGACTATGAACTAACTTGTGGGAGAAGCAACAAggtctccatttttaaaaacgtttactttgtttactttttaactaCAGGAAACGGTGAAGGGATTTGTAAAACTGAAAGGGAAAAAGTATGCAGGCCTGCAAACAATTTACTTCTTTTTCCTGAACTACTGGGTAGTTTTTAAACACCAAAAAAATTCCCAAAGCCCTCTACTGACTCGTTTTTGTAAAGAGAcctggaaaaaaaattcatttcctAGCATGTAGCCACATCACTTTCCTCGCAGTTAAGGCTAAGGAATGTTAGGTGTGGCTCTGTGGATTCCCATCTCTTTAATTTGCCTGGCTCTGGGGTTTACAGCTTCTGAGTTTGAGCTACTGATCCCAGCAGGGAGGGACGGTGGCccagtcttggggggggggggggggaggaagtaGGAGTATCAGGAAGTGGTGGGTGTTGGAAGTATCTATCACAGGTGTTGGGGATGGAACTAAAGGCCCAGTTCCTGAGAACTACAGTCTTGCCTCCTCCATCCAGCCTCGTCCATGGCAACCTTCCTAGGctttaaaagtaaatacaaagaaactatccattttaaagtaacaaaattGCAGCTACAATCCAGGAGGCTTTATAAGTAAATACAAAGAAACTATCCATTTTAAAGTAACAAATTTGCAGCTGCAATCCAGGAAACTACTCACTGTATAAAAGTTTTTTTGCCACCAAGGCTGAACACCTCACTTATGTCCTCTAGCACCTACGTACAAAACAGGTCCTCTGTCCTACAGAGATTCCCAAGCAagcagaacacacatacacacacacacacacaaaacgtggggttttttaaatttttttaaaaattacaagtcAACTTTACTCATAGTGACTTTAGAAATACTGAAACTTCCTTGTAAATTATTTACACATCAGAGTTAAAATGTTCATGGcaatattttgtttccctttgttttgcttagctttgttttctttgtaacaAGATTTCagtctgtagccctggctaccctgtaATTCAGCTATGAAGCCCAAACTAAAACTTCCCACAATGCCCCTGCTTCCCCTTTCTAAACATGGAATTTTAGGTGTAGACCACACTACACTACACACCTTGTagtgttcctcttttcttttctttttttctttttttttttttttccgagccagtgtttctctgtgtagtcctggctgtcctggaactcactctgtagaccaggctggcctcgaactcagaaatccgactgcctctgcctcccaattgctgggattaaaggcgagcgccaccactgcccggctgttcctcttttcttgtttgtggtttgtttctttgtgtgtttggttttgtgtttgtttgtttgtttgtttggacaaAGTCTGAAACTCactaaaccaagctggcctcagagaCTTCAGCCTGACTGCCTGCTATGCACTGGAATGTGTAACACCGAGCTTGCTGTGGTGTTCATTATTAAAGCAGTCCTGACTGACCCTGCTCAGAGCCTTTCAACCATCCACACTGATCTTAAAACCAGAATTCCAGTGTAGTACTCACTAGCTCTCCATAAAACCCAAactcataaggtttctctccggtgattgttttgttttttaatcttttcccACTGGTTGAAATTCCCCATGACCCTTCCAGTTTCTGTTCTGTGCAGATTTTCTCTACCTCATCTTCCTATTCAGGCTTGACCTGCCTACATTGCAAGATTCTACTTTAAAATAGatacaagaacaaaagaaaaaaaatctagactcCAAAGTGGATGTGAGTATTGTCTTGGGCTTGTTGAAGGACATACTGATTGATAAATTACTTCTATTCCAGctaaatgagccaattcaaaccagattGGATTAAATGGAATGTATAATATTAATTGGATt includes the following:
- the LOC117714310 gene encoding histone H2B type 1-C/E/F/G/I, coding for MPEPAKSAPAPKKGSKKAVTKAQKKDGKKRKRSRKESYSVYVYKVLKQVHPDTGISSKAMGIMNSFVNDIFERIAGEASRLAHYNKRSTITSREIQTAVRLLLPGELAKHAVSEGTKAVTKYTSSK